One part of the Phragmites australis chromosome 3, lpPhrAust1.1, whole genome shotgun sequence genome encodes these proteins:
- the LOC133912173 gene encoding uncharacterized protein LOC133912173 isoform X1, translating to MQDRMRRQGQYGEADISSMVAAQLHHYQAQQRVQQHPDNSYPGRDPAQAAGEHQYAAPKVRQSQWDRGGPNIRSQVPSHAYNKGQGAEGAQSFYDGQRSDLKVGLEKQPIKETRDQPCTDRTEARYEDYNLPRTFEGLQQSFHEDIMMLSKELQDAEDAENSRHRERLKEINAQYQEKLIALRARQATYKEEFLRKESLARQQQYQQASMSNYANNSVPGELHGYHPTAAVTPAVADGGPYGEAHRSYASAESGQNVSFGERSDYPDFHGGGRGRGRGFEHHGQYPGGRAYNSGGRRF from the exons ATGCAGGATAGAATGAGGCGACAGGGTCAATATGGTGAAGCCGACATCAGCTCCATGGTGGCTGCCCAGCTGCATCACTACCAAGCACAGCAAAGGGTGCAACAACACCCTGACAATAGCTACCCTGGAAGAGATCCTGCGCAAGCTGCTGGGGAGCATCAGTATGCCGCCCCAAAGGTGAGACAGAGTCAATGGGATCGAGGTGGGCCAAACATCCGAAGCCAGGTTCCATCACATGCATATAATAAAG GACAAGGTGCTGAGGGTGCACAATCCTTTTACGATGGACAAAGATCTGATCTAAAGGTTGGTCTAGAAAAGCAGCCCATCAAGGAAACAAGGGACCAGCCTTGTACTGATAGGACTGAAGCAAGATACGAGGACTATAATCTTCCTCGGACATTTGAAGGTCTTCAGCAAAGTTTTCATGAAGACATTATGATGCTATCCAAGGAACTACAGGATGCGGAGGATGCTGAAAATTCAAGACACAGAGAG AGATTGAAGGAGATAAATGCACAGTACCAGGAGAAACTAATAGCACTTCGAGCTCGCCAAGCAACCTATAAAGAAGAATTCCTGCGTAAGGAATCTCTGGCACGCCAGCAGCAATACCAGCAGGCCAGCATGAGCAATTATGCAAATAATTCCGTGCCCGGAGAGCTGCATGGTTATCATCCAACAGCAGCAGTCACACCTGCTGTTGCTGATGGAGGTCCTTATGGAGAGGCTCATCGGAGTTATGCTTCTGCCGAGTCTGGCCAGAATGTATCCTTCGGGGAGCGTTCAGATTACCCAGATTTTCATGGAGGGGGCAGAGGGCGTGGTCGTGGTTTCGAGCACCATGGCCAATATCCCGGCGGTCGTGCTTATAATTCTGGTGGCCGGCGATTCTAA
- the LOC133912172 gene encoding telomere repeat-binding protein 5-like: MVFQKRSSSEMESCGGSQVAEMPRVPKSAKGKRSIRKKEAQSQGQMMCAFDLLATVAGKLLDEGEGSLGNMSAGAPALAARAKDVRVKQEQYDDEVKHLKHEVTDQDSCNESAILPHIALQRPVNHARNENPKAKSEAQDKESSMISCTKAALGCNFGAIADRWSTESVESGAFTGDAVASVMPMAAAGFHKMAPDMYNLLVPMDVDVKPPPLVSSDSTGEMPLYGDKVHRSISFPRGQKGTTGYAVDRNDDDDKSSGCTHPSITTNRGFRPNCIVEHSRVKKLLTCKYRKVAASRLHRDLSYSDVERKPSFRNKKMHYTRQRTQRSTFKRRKLFDCHSVIASEEFGRTNGKGNAKATTRDSHAASFKANKGTNSMPFQKSCESNDCHVKLRIKSFKVPELLIEIPETATVGLLKKTVLEAMNAVLGGGLRVGVLHHGKKIRDDSKTLMQAGIGHDDMLDNLGFSLEPNCTQNPLQVPAPEDTSFLETIDTTEPLARIAPADSSSKHGEVDASQELELTPLAANYQGSDHDSVHSPGGISSPDNVSTNLRAIVPVPPADPNAGAVVPANKSKRSPEQGQRRIRRPFSVTEVEALVLAVEKLGTGRWRDVKLRAFDNAKHRTYVDLKDKWKTLVHTASISPQQRRGEPVPQELLDRVLAAQAYWSQQQAKLQPKTPPLAEACVLT, translated from the exons ATGGTGTTCCAGAAGAGGTCGTCGTCAGAGATGGAGTCGTGTGGCGGAAGCCAAGTCGCGGAGATGCCGCGTGTCCCCAAGTCAGCGAAG GGCAAGAGATCGATCCGGAAGAAGGAGGCCCAGAGCCAGGGCCAGATGATGTGCGCATTTGACCTTCTCGCGACGGTGGCCGGGAAGCTGCTTGATGAGGGCGAGGGCTCGCTCGGGAACATGAGCGCCGGCGCCCCGGCTTTGGCTGCGCGCGCCAAGGATGTCCGCGTGAAGCAGGAGCAGTACGATGACGAAGTGAAGCATTTAAAGCACGAGGTGACGGATCAGGATAGCTGCAATGAGAGTGCGATACTCCCTCACATTGCCCTTCAGCGGCCGGTGAACCATGCTCGGAATGAGAATCCGAAGGCAAAGTCCGAGGCTCAGGACAAGGAATCCTCTATGATCAGTTGTACCAAGGCTGCATTGGGTTGCAACTTCGGGGCAATTGCTGATAGGTGGTCGACTGAATCCGTGGAGTCAGGAGCCTTCACAGGGGATGCAGTGGCAAGCGTGATGCCGATGGCCGCGGCGGGCTTTCATAAGATGGCACCTGACATGTATAATTTGCTCGTCCCAATGGATGTGGACGTGAAGCCACCTCCTTTGGTCAGCTCTGACAGCACCGGCGAGATGCCATTGTATGGCGATAAAGTTCACCGCTCGATCTCCTTTCCAAGGGGCCAGAAGGGAACGACGGGGTATGCTGTAGATAGAAATGATGACGACGATAAGTCTTCCGGGTGCACTCATCCAAGCATCACCACTAACAGGGGTTTCCGGCCCAATTGTATAGTTGAGCATAGTAGGGTAAAGAAGTTGCTCACTTGTAAGTACAGGAAAGTTGCTGCATCCAGGTTGCACAGAGATCTTTCGTATAGTG ATGTCGAGCGGAAGCCTTCTTTCCGCAACAAGAAAATGCATTATACACGACAAAGGACACAGAGGAGTACATTTAAGCGGAGGAAGCTGTTTGATTGTCATTCAGTTATAGCATCTGAAGAATTTGGAAGAACAAATGGAAAGGGAAACGCAAAGGCTACCACAAGAGACTCCCATGCTGCTTCTTTCAAAG CAAACAAGGGAACGAATTCAATGCCCTTCCAGAAATCTTGTGAATCAAATGATTGTCATG TGAAACTTAGAATTAAGTCTTTCAAGGTGCCTGAACTTCTTATTGAAATCCCAGAAACTGCAACGGTTGGCTTACTAAAG AAAACTGTTCTGGAGGCAATGAATGCCGTTCTTGGAGGTGGTCTACGCGTTGGTGTTCTTCACCATGGAAAGAAAATCAGAGATGATAGTAAAACATTAATGCAGGCTGGGATTGGTCATGATGATATGCTGGACAACCTTGGCTTTTCACTTGAACCCAACTGTACACAAAATCCGTTGCAAGTCCCAGCTCCTGAAGATACCAGTTTCCTGGAAACTATTGATACCACTGAACCTCTAGCAAG GATTGCTCCTGCTGACTCGTCTTCCAAGCATGGTGAAGTTGATGCTTCCCAGGAGCTTGAATTGACTCCCTTAGCAGCAAACTACCAGGGGAGTGATCACGATTCTGTGCACTCCCCTGGTGGTATTTCATCGCCTGATAATGTATCCACAAACTTGCGGGCTATAGTTCCAGTTCCACCTGCAGATCCCAATGCAGGGGCTGTAGTTCCTGCAAATAAGTCAAAGAGGTCACCAGAGCAGGGGCAACGCCGAATCAGGCGTCCATTCTCTGTTACTGAAGTAGAAGCACTTGTGCTTGCAGTCGAAAAGCTTGGAACCGGAAG GTGGCGAGATGTTAAACTCCGTGCCTTCGACAACGCGAAGCACCGGACATACGTTGATCTTAAG GACAAGTGGAAGACGCTGGTGCACACGGCGAGCATCTCGCCGCAGCAGCGGCGTGGCGAGCCAGTGCCACAGGAGCTGCTCGACCGGGTCCTGGCAGCCCAGGCCTACTGGTCCCAGCAGCAAGCCAAGCTCCAGCCTAAGACGCCCCCGCTGGCTGAGGCTTGCGTGCTCACCTAA
- the LOC133912173 gene encoding uncharacterized protein LOC133912173 isoform X2: MQDRMRRQGQYGEADISSMVAAQLHHYQAQQRVQQHPDNSYPGRDPAQAAGEHQYAAPKVRQSQWDRGQGAEGAQSFYDGQRSDLKVGLEKQPIKETRDQPCTDRTEARYEDYNLPRTFEGLQQSFHEDIMMLSKELQDAEDAENSRHRERLKEINAQYQEKLIALRARQATYKEEFLRKESLARQQQYQQASMSNYANNSVPGELHGYHPTAAVTPAVADGGPYGEAHRSYASAESGQNVSFGERSDYPDFHGGGRGRGRGFEHHGQYPGGRAYNSGGRRF, from the exons ATGCAGGATAGAATGAGGCGACAGGGTCAATATGGTGAAGCCGACATCAGCTCCATGGTGGCTGCCCAGCTGCATCACTACCAAGCACAGCAAAGGGTGCAACAACACCCTGACAATAGCTACCCTGGAAGAGATCCTGCGCAAGCTGCTGGGGAGCATCAGTATGCCGCCCCAAAGGTGAGACAGAGTCAATGGGATCGAG GACAAGGTGCTGAGGGTGCACAATCCTTTTACGATGGACAAAGATCTGATCTAAAGGTTGGTCTAGAAAAGCAGCCCATCAAGGAAACAAGGGACCAGCCTTGTACTGATAGGACTGAAGCAAGATACGAGGACTATAATCTTCCTCGGACATTTGAAGGTCTTCAGCAAAGTTTTCATGAAGACATTATGATGCTATCCAAGGAACTACAGGATGCGGAGGATGCTGAAAATTCAAGACACAGAGAG AGATTGAAGGAGATAAATGCACAGTACCAGGAGAAACTAATAGCACTTCGAGCTCGCCAAGCAACCTATAAAGAAGAATTCCTGCGTAAGGAATCTCTGGCACGCCAGCAGCAATACCAGCAGGCCAGCATGAGCAATTATGCAAATAATTCCGTGCCCGGAGAGCTGCATGGTTATCATCCAACAGCAGCAGTCACACCTGCTGTTGCTGATGGAGGTCCTTATGGAGAGGCTCATCGGAGTTATGCTTCTGCCGAGTCTGGCCAGAATGTATCCTTCGGGGAGCGTTCAGATTACCCAGATTTTCATGGAGGGGGCAGAGGGCGTGGTCGTGGTTTCGAGCACCATGGCCAATATCCCGGCGGTCGTGCTTATAATTCTGGTGGCCGGCGATTCTAA
- the LOC133912174 gene encoding receptor-like cytoplasmic kinase 176 produces the protein MGNCAGVQGNAEINPSFSAPNSSGTGSKNSSKNATDTDTFGTKTSGSSSSVPPTPRTETEILESSNVRNFTFSELKGSTRNFRPDSLLGEGGFGSVFKGWMDERTLAPVKPGTGMIVAVKKLKLDSFQGHREWLAEVNYLGQLSHPNLVKLVGYCLEDEQRLLVYEYMPRGSLEHHLFRRGSHFQPLSWNLRMKVALEAARGLAFLHGDQAKVIYRDFKTSNILLDSDYNAKLSDFGLAKDGPSGDKSHVSTRVMGTQGYAAPEYIATGHLTAKSDVYSYGVVLLELLSGQRALNKNRPPGQHNLVEWARPYITKKRRVIHVLDSRLGSQYSLPAAQKTAALALQCLSMDARCRPSMDQVVTMLEQLQGAKGAAKTGR, from the exons ATGGGGAACTGCGCCGGCGTGCAGGGGAACGCCGAGATCAACCCTTCCTTCAGTGCCCCCAACTCGTCAG GGACCGGTTCCAAGAACAGCAGCAAGAACGCAACCGATACCGACACCTTTGGTACCAAGACATCTGGCTCTTCTTCGTCGGTGCCGCCAACTCCTCGTACCGAGACAGAGATCCTGGAGTCATCAAATGTCCGGAATTTCACCTTCAGTGAGCTGAAAGGCTCCACAAGGAACTTCAGGCCAGACAGCCTGCTCGGGGAGGGGGGCTTTGGGTCAGTGTTCAAGGGATGGATGGATGAGCGCACGCTTGCGCCTGTCAAGCCGGGCACAGGGATGATCGTCGCGGTGAAGAAGCTCAAGCTTGACAGTTTCCAAGGGCACAGAGAATGGCTG GCTGAGGTCAATTACTTGGGGCAGTTATCCCACCCTAATCTTGTGAAACTTGTCGGGTACTGCTTGGAGGACGAACAACGGCTTCTTGTGTATGAGTACATGCCAAGAGGCAGCTTGGAGCATCATCTCTTCAGGA GAGGGTCGCACTTCCAACCGCTCTCGTGGAACCTACGGATGAAGGTCGCCCTTGAGGCTGCCAGAGGTCTTGCTTTCCTGCATGGTGATCAGGCTAAAGTTATTTACCGAGATTTCAAGACATCCAATATTCTTCTTGACTCG GATTACAATGCAAAACTATCTGATTTTGGTTTGGCAAAAGATGGTCCAAGTGGTGATAAAAGTCATGTCTCTACCAGGGTCATGGGGACTCAAGGATATGCTGCCCCTGAATATATCGCAACAG GCCATTTGACCGCGAAGAGCGATGTGTACAGCTACGGTGTTGTTCTTCTGGAGTTGTTATCTGGGCAGCGTGCTCTGAACAAGAACCGCCCGCCTGGCCAGCACAACCTGGTCGAGTGGGCTAGACCTTACATCACCAAGAAGAGGAGGGTCATCCATGTCCTAGACTCGCGATTGGGTTCTCAGTATTCGCTTCCTGCAGCACAGAAGACTGCAGCGCTTGCGCTTCAATGCTTGTCAATGGATGCACGCTGCAGGCCAAGCATGGATCAGGTTGTGACTATGTTAGAACAGCTTCAAGGGGCGAAGGGCGCAGCAAAAACAGGCAGGTAG